A single genomic interval of Burkholderia cepacia ATCC 25416 harbors:
- the murD gene encoding UDP-N-acetylmuramoyl-L-alanine--D-glutamate ligase, translating to MFGDRQRPMVLVLGLGESGLAIARWCARHGCRLRIADTREAPPNLAALQAEGIDAEFVGGAFTPALLDGGIELVGLSPGLSPLEPALAALVAAANERGIAVWGELEFFAQALRALGTSGYQPKVLAITGTNGKTTTTSLTGLLCQRSGKKVAVAGNISPAMLDRLAGAIDETALPDVWVLELSSFQLETARTFAPDAAAILNITQDHLDWHGSFEAYAQAKGRIFGATTTRVLNRDDAAVMKFAPAAGAADAPRTVTFGLNEPVQDGDYGLSRDNGIAWLVEAVDRDAPDEAATTSRRRKRDAAHTPDIAQKRLMPADALRIRGLHNAANALAAFALARAIDLPAAPLLHALREYRGEAHRVEVIATIDDVDYVDDSKGTNVGATVAALDGLAQKIVLIAGGDGKGQDFAPLVAPVARWCRAVMLIGRDAPAIRDTLAETGVPLADHTTLEGAVHAAADLAEPGDAVLLSPACASLDMFRNYAHRADVFRAAVDEIAIDKGATP from the coding sequence ATGTTTGGAGATCGGCAACGGCCGATGGTGCTCGTACTGGGGCTCGGGGAATCGGGTCTCGCGATCGCGCGATGGTGCGCGAGGCACGGGTGCCGGCTGCGTATTGCCGATACCCGCGAGGCGCCGCCGAACCTTGCCGCGCTGCAGGCCGAAGGCATCGATGCGGAGTTCGTCGGCGGGGCGTTCACGCCTGCGCTGCTCGACGGCGGCATCGAGCTCGTCGGGCTGAGCCCCGGGCTGTCGCCGCTCGAACCGGCGCTCGCGGCGCTGGTCGCGGCCGCGAACGAGCGCGGCATCGCGGTGTGGGGCGAGCTGGAATTCTTCGCGCAGGCGCTGCGTGCGCTCGGCACGAGCGGCTATCAGCCGAAGGTGCTCGCGATCACGGGCACCAACGGCAAGACCACGACGACGAGCCTCACGGGCCTGCTGTGCCAGCGCTCGGGCAAGAAGGTCGCGGTCGCGGGCAACATCAGCCCGGCGATGCTCGACCGGCTCGCCGGCGCGATCGACGAAACCGCGCTGCCGGACGTATGGGTGCTCGAACTGTCGAGCTTCCAGCTCGAGACCGCGCGCACGTTCGCGCCCGATGCGGCCGCGATCCTGAACATCACGCAGGACCACCTCGACTGGCACGGCAGCTTCGAAGCGTACGCGCAAGCAAAGGGCCGGATCTTCGGCGCGACGACGACGCGCGTGCTGAACCGCGACGATGCGGCAGTGATGAAGTTCGCGCCGGCAGCCGGCGCGGCCGACGCGCCGCGTACGGTCACGTTCGGCCTGAACGAACCGGTGCAGGACGGCGACTACGGGCTGTCGCGCGACAACGGCATCGCGTGGCTGGTGGAAGCCGTCGATCGCGATGCACCGGACGAAGCGGCGACGACGAGCCGCCGGCGCAAGCGCGATGCCGCGCACACGCCCGACATCGCGCAGAAGCGCCTGATGCCGGCCGACGCACTGCGTATCCGCGGGCTGCACAACGCGGCGAACGCGCTGGCCGCATTCGCGCTCGCACGCGCGATCGACCTGCCGGCCGCGCCGCTGCTGCACGCGCTGCGCGAGTACCGCGGCGAAGCGCATCGCGTCGAAGTGATCGCGACGATCGACGACGTGGACTACGTCGACGACAGCAAGGGCACGAACGTCGGCGCGACGGTTGCCGCGCTCGACGGGCTCGCCCAGAAGATCGTGCTGATCGCGGGCGGGGACGGCAAGGGCCAGGACTTCGCGCCGCTGGTCGCGCCGGTCGCGCGCTGGTGCCGCGCGGTGATGCTGATCGGCCGTGACGCGCCGGCGATCCGCGACACGCTCGCCGAAACGGGCGTGCCGCTTGCCGACCACACGACGCTCGAAGGCGCGGTGCACGCGGCGGCCGACCTCGCCGAGCCGGGCGATGCGGTGTTGCTGTCGCCGGCATGCGCGAGCCTCGACATGTTCAGGAACTACGCCCATCGCGCGGATGTGTTCCGCGCGGCGGTCGACGAAATCGCCATCGACAAAGGAGCGACGCCATGA
- the ftsW gene encoding putative lipid II flippase FtsW: MSWSDRLVSRFNDRRDTGGNAAGGRVASATRAATGGLASVVNGVRPSRSRMLDFDYSLLWVAIALLGLGVVMVYSASIAMPDSPKYAAYHDYAFLMRHCVSLVVAFIAAVIAFRVPVSTWDKYAPHLFLIALVGLVIVLIPHVGKGVNGARRWIPLGITNMQPSEIMKLAVTIYAANYTVRKQEYMQSFAKGFLPMAFAVGLVGALLLLEPDMGAFMVVAAIAMGVLFLGGVNGKLFGGLVATAVGTFTMLVWLSPWRRERIFAYLDPWDERYAQGKAYQLTHSLIAFGRGEWFGVGLGGSVEKLNYLPEAHTDFILAVIGEELGFVGVLVVILLFYWIVRRAFEIGRQALALDRTFAGLMAKGIGIWFGAQTFINMGVNLGLLPTKGLTLPLVSYGGSGILLNCVALAVLLRVDYENRVLMRGGKV, from the coding sequence ATGAGCTGGTCCGATCGCCTCGTCTCCCGTTTCAACGATCGGCGCGACACCGGCGGCAATGCTGCGGGCGGCCGCGTCGCGTCGGCGACGCGCGCCGCGACCGGCGGCCTCGCGAGCGTCGTCAACGGCGTGCGCCCGAGCCGTTCGCGGATGCTCGACTTCGACTACTCGCTGCTGTGGGTCGCGATCGCGCTGCTCGGGCTCGGCGTCGTGATGGTGTACTCGGCGTCGATCGCGATGCCCGATTCGCCGAAATACGCGGCGTATCACGATTACGCGTTCCTGATGCGCCACTGCGTGTCGCTCGTCGTCGCGTTCATCGCGGCGGTGATCGCGTTCCGGGTGCCCGTGTCGACGTGGGACAAATATGCACCGCATCTCTTCCTGATCGCGCTGGTCGGCCTCGTGATCGTGCTGATCCCGCACGTCGGCAAGGGCGTGAACGGCGCGCGCCGCTGGATTCCGCTCGGCATCACGAACATGCAGCCGTCGGAAATCATGAAGCTCGCGGTGACGATCTACGCGGCGAACTACACGGTGCGCAAGCAGGAATACATGCAGAGCTTCGCGAAGGGCTTCCTGCCGATGGCGTTCGCGGTCGGCCTGGTCGGTGCGCTGCTGCTGCTCGAGCCGGACATGGGCGCATTCATGGTCGTCGCGGCGATCGCGATGGGCGTGCTGTTCCTCGGCGGCGTGAACGGCAAGCTGTTCGGCGGCCTCGTCGCGACGGCGGTCGGCACCTTCACGATGCTCGTATGGTTGTCGCCGTGGCGTCGCGAGCGGATCTTCGCGTACCTCGATCCGTGGGACGAGCGCTACGCGCAGGGCAAGGCATACCAGCTCACGCACTCGCTGATCGCTTTCGGACGCGGCGAGTGGTTCGGTGTCGGCCTCGGCGGCAGCGTCGAGAAGCTGAACTACCTGCCGGAAGCGCATACCGACTTCATCCTCGCGGTGATCGGCGAGGAACTCGGTTTCGTCGGCGTGCTGGTCGTGATCCTGCTGTTCTACTGGATCGTGCGCCGCGCGTTCGAGATCGGCCGCCAGGCGCTCGCACTCGATCGCACGTTCGCGGGCCTGATGGCGAAGGGCATCGGCATCTGGTTCGGCGCGCAGACCTTCATCAACATGGGCGTGAACCTCGGGCTGCTGCCGACCAAGGGCCTGACGCTGCCGCTCGTGAGCTACGGCGGCTCCGGCATTCTGCTGAACTGCGTGGCGCTCGCGGTGCTGCTGCGGGTCGACTATGAAAACCGGGTGCTGATGCGCGGAGGGAAGGTATGA
- the murG gene encoding undecaprenyldiphospho-muramoylpentapeptide beta-N-acetylglucosaminyltransferase codes for MTASQRTLMVMAGGTGGHVFPGLAVAHRMEAAGWRVVWLGNPAGMEATLVPKHGIPMEYVRFGGLRGKGLKTKLTLPFNLLRACGQSLAALRRVRPDVVLGMGGYITFPAGVMTALSGRPLVLHEQNSIAGLTNKVLAKFAKRVLVAFPGALPHAEWTGNPIRAELAGTEAPKARYASRSGPLNVLVVGGSLGAAALNEVVPRALAMLTPGERPRIVHQAGAKHIDALKANYEAAGFAAGEDVRLVPFIDDMAAAYAAADLVICRSGAMTVSEIAAVGVAALFVPFPYAVDDHQTSNAAFLADAGAAVLVQQRDLSAELLADWLRGQSRASLADMAERSRSLAKPEATDEVARVCAKAAGANLEILQ; via the coding sequence ATGACCGCGTCGCAACGCACGCTGATGGTGATGGCAGGCGGCACCGGGGGCCATGTGTTCCCGGGGCTCGCGGTCGCGCACCGGATGGAGGCGGCGGGCTGGCGCGTCGTGTGGCTCGGCAATCCGGCCGGGATGGAAGCGACGCTCGTGCCGAAGCACGGCATTCCGATGGAATACGTGCGGTTCGGCGGGCTGCGCGGCAAGGGCCTGAAGACCAAGCTGACGCTGCCGTTCAACCTGCTGCGCGCATGCGGGCAGAGCCTCGCCGCGCTGCGCCGCGTGCGGCCCGACGTCGTGCTCGGGATGGGCGGCTACATCACGTTCCCGGCGGGTGTGATGACGGCGCTGTCGGGGCGTCCGCTCGTGCTGCATGAACAGAATTCGATCGCGGGCCTGACGAACAAGGTGCTCGCGAAATTCGCGAAACGCGTGCTCGTCGCATTCCCCGGCGCGCTGCCGCACGCGGAATGGACCGGTAACCCGATTCGCGCGGAACTTGCCGGCACCGAAGCGCCCAAAGCACGCTACGCATCGCGCAGCGGCCCGCTGAACGTGCTGGTCGTCGGCGGCAGCCTCGGTGCGGCCGCGCTGAACGAAGTCGTGCCGCGCGCGCTGGCGATGCTGACGCCGGGTGAACGCCCGCGCATCGTGCATCAGGCCGGCGCGAAGCACATCGACGCGCTGAAGGCGAATTACGAAGCGGCCGGTTTCGCGGCCGGCGAGGACGTGCGGCTCGTGCCGTTCATCGACGACATGGCGGCCGCGTATGCGGCGGCGGATCTCGTGATCTGCCGGTCGGGCGCGATGACGGTGTCGGAGATCGCGGCGGTGGGCGTGGCGGCGCTGTTCGTGCCGTTCCCGTACGCAGTCGACGATCACCAGACGAGCAACGCGGCGTTCCTCGCCGATGCGGGCGCGGCCGTGCTGGTGCAACAACGCGACCTGTCGGCGGAACTGCTCGCCGACTGGCTGCGCGGCCAGTCGCGGGCATCGCTCGCGGACATGGCGGAACGTTCGCGCTCGCTGGCGAAGCCCGAGGCCACCGACGAAGTCGCGCGCGTGTGCGCGAAGGCGGCCGGCGCGAACCTGGAAATATTGCAATGA
- the ftsA gene encoding cell division protein FtsA, which yields MSKDYKDLLVSLDIGTSKVVAIVAELKGEGHYEVIGLGQSESKGLKKGVVVNIEATVQSIQRALEEAELMADCKITNVFTGIAGSHIRSFNSSGMVAIKDKEVTQTDVARVIETAKAINIPTDQQVLHILTQEFIIDGQEDVREPIGMSGIRLEVKVHIVTGAVSAAQNIVKCVRRCGLEVNDLILQPLASSLAVLTEDEKDLGVVLVDIGGGTTDIAIFAEGAIRHTAVIPIAGDQITSDIAMALRTPTPDAEDIKVGYGIAKQALADPDEMVEVPGLGERGPRTLSRQALAAVIEPRVEELFSLVQQVVRESGYEELLSSGVVITGGASMMPGMVELGEDIFLKPVRIGAPEYAGGLSDVVRNPRYSTAMGLLVEGSAQRMRGRKVAVQSGNAGQVFSRMKEWFLSNF from the coding sequence ATGAGCAAAGACTACAAGGATCTGCTGGTTTCCCTCGACATCGGCACGTCGAAGGTGGTGGCCATCGTCGCCGAGCTGAAGGGCGAAGGTCACTACGAGGTGATCGGTCTCGGCCAGAGCGAGTCGAAGGGTCTGAAGAAAGGTGTGGTGGTCAACATCGAGGCCACCGTGCAGTCGATCCAGCGCGCGCTCGAGGAAGCCGAGCTGATGGCCGACTGCAAGATCACCAACGTGTTCACGGGGATCGCCGGCAGCCACATCCGCAGCTTCAACTCGAGCGGGATGGTCGCGATCAAGGACAAGGAAGTCACGCAGACCGACGTCGCGCGCGTGATCGAGACCGCGAAGGCGATCAACATCCCGACCGACCAGCAGGTGCTGCACATCCTCACGCAGGAATTCATCATCGACGGCCAGGAAGACGTGCGCGAGCCGATCGGGATGAGCGGCATCCGGCTGGAAGTGAAGGTGCACATCGTGACGGGCGCGGTGAGCGCCGCGCAGAACATCGTCAAGTGCGTGCGCCGCTGCGGGCTGGAAGTGAACGACCTGATCCTGCAGCCGCTCGCGTCGTCGCTGGCGGTGCTGACGGAAGACGAGAAGGATCTCGGCGTGGTGCTGGTCGACATCGGCGGCGGCACGACGGACATCGCGATCTTCGCCGAAGGCGCGATCCGCCACACCGCGGTGATTCCGATCGCCGGCGACCAGATCACGAGCGACATCGCGATGGCGCTGCGCACGCCGACGCCGGATGCGGAAGACATCAAGGTCGGCTACGGGATCGCGAAGCAGGCGCTCGCCGATCCGGACGAAATGGTGGAAGTACCGGGCCTCGGCGAACGCGGCCCGCGCACGCTGTCGCGCCAGGCGCTCGCGGCCGTGATCGAGCCGCGCGTCGAGGAACTGTTCTCGCTCGTGCAGCAGGTCGTGCGCGAATCCGGTTACGAAGAACTCCTGAGCTCCGGCGTGGTCATTACCGGCGGTGCGTCGATGATGCCCGGCATGGTCGAGCTCGGCGAAGACATTTTCCTGAAACCGGTGCGCATCGGCGCGCCGGAGTATGCAGGCGGCCTCTCCGACGTCGTGCGCAATCCGCGCTACTCGACGGCGATGGGGCTGCTCGTCGAAGGCAGTGCCCAGCGCATGCGCGGCCGCAAGGTCGCCGTGCAGTCCGGCAACGCGGGGCAGGTGTTCTCGCGGATGAAGGAATGGTTCCTGAGCAACTTCTGA
- a CDS encoding D-alanine--D-alanine ligase, whose translation MSGIDPKRFGKVAVLFGGESSEREVSLTSGQLVLQGLRDAGIDAHLFDPAERPLAALKDEGFVRAFNALHGGYGENGQIQGALDFYGIRYTGSGVLGSALGLDKFRTKLVWQQTGVPTPPFETVLRGDDLAARATDIVAKLGLPLFVKPASEGSSVAVLKVKTADALPAALEEAAKHDPIVIVEKSIEGGGEYTACIAGDLDLPVIKIVPAGEFYDYHAKYIANDTQYLIPCGLPADKEAELKRVARRAFDVLGCTDWGRADFMLDADGNAYFLEVNTAPGMTDHSLPPKAARAVGISYSELVVKVLSLTLND comes from the coding sequence ATGAGCGGGATTGATCCGAAACGTTTCGGCAAGGTGGCGGTGTTGTTCGGCGGCGAGTCCTCGGAGCGCGAGGTCTCGCTCACGTCCGGCCAGCTCGTGCTGCAGGGCCTGCGCGACGCAGGCATCGACGCGCACCTGTTCGACCCGGCCGAGCGCCCGCTGGCGGCGCTGAAGGACGAAGGGTTCGTGCGTGCGTTCAACGCGCTGCACGGCGGTTACGGCGAGAACGGCCAGATCCAGGGCGCGCTCGATTTCTACGGGATCCGTTACACGGGCAGCGGTGTGCTCGGGTCGGCGCTCGGCCTCGACAAGTTCCGCACGAAGCTCGTCTGGCAGCAGACGGGCGTGCCGACGCCGCCGTTCGAGACGGTGCTGCGCGGCGACGACCTCGCGGCGCGCGCGACGGATATCGTCGCGAAGCTCGGCCTGCCGCTGTTCGTGAAGCCGGCGAGCGAGGGCTCGAGCGTCGCGGTGCTGAAGGTGAAGACGGCCGATGCGCTGCCGGCTGCGCTCGAGGAAGCCGCGAAGCACGACCCGATCGTGATCGTCGAGAAGAGTATCGAAGGCGGCGGCGAATACACCGCATGCATCGCCGGCGATCTCGACCTGCCGGTGATCAAGATCGTGCCGGCCGGCGAGTTCTACGACTATCACGCGAAGTACATCGCCAACGACACGCAATACCTGATCCCGTGCGGGCTGCCCGCCGACAAGGAGGCGGAGCTCAAGCGCGTCGCGCGCCGTGCGTTCGACGTGCTCGGCTGCACCGACTGGGGCCGCGCGGACTTCATGCTCGACGCCGATGGCAATGCGTACTTCCTGGAAGTGAACACCGCACCGGGCATGACCGACCACTCGCTGCCGCCGAAGGCCGCGCGCGCGGTCGGCATCAGCTATTCGGAGCTGGTCGTGAAGGTGCTGTCGCTCACGCTCAACGACTGA
- a CDS encoding cell division protein FtsQ/DivIB, producing MWNNVRQLNLAASALYALLLLVLAAAGCYWLIQRPTFALREIRIDGDTEHINSPTVRAGVVGRLKGNFFTVDLDAARAAFEQMPWVRHASVRRVWPNALAVTLEEYKPLGTWGSDQLVSVDGELFTANQGELDQELPAFDGPEGSAKEVVTRYRDFGKWFAPLKAAPEEVTLSARYAWTVKLSNGMQVELGKERNSESLHDRSQRLVAAWPAVTERWGNDIEYADLRYPNGFAIRAAGMRFLTDTDKRKK from the coding sequence ATGTGGAACAACGTTCGCCAACTCAACCTTGCCGCCAGCGCGCTGTACGCGCTGTTGCTGCTCGTGTTGGCGGCGGCCGGTTGCTACTGGCTGATCCAGCGCCCGACGTTCGCGTTGCGGGAAATCCGGATCGACGGCGACACCGAGCACATCAATTCGCCGACGGTGCGCGCGGGCGTGGTCGGCCGGCTGAAGGGCAATTTCTTCACGGTCGATCTCGACGCCGCGCGCGCCGCGTTCGAGCAGATGCCCTGGGTGCGCCATGCGAGCGTGCGCCGGGTGTGGCCGAATGCGCTGGCTGTCACGCTCGAGGAGTACAAACCGCTCGGGACCTGGGGCAGCGACCAGCTCGTGAGCGTCGACGGCGAGCTGTTCACCGCGAACCAGGGCGAGCTGGATCAGGAACTGCCGGCGTTCGACGGCCCGGAGGGCAGTGCGAAGGAAGTCGTCACGCGGTATCGCGACTTCGGGAAATGGTTTGCGCCGCTGAAGGCGGCGCCGGAAGAAGTGACGCTGTCGGCGCGGTACGCGTGGACGGTGAAGCTGTCGAACGGCATGCAGGTCGAGCTGGGCAAGGAACGCAACAGCGAGTCGCTGCATGACCGGAGCCAGCGTCTGGTTGCCGCCTGGCCGGCGGTCACGGAGCGCTGGGGCAACGACATCGAGTACGCGGACCTGCGTTATCCGAACGGATTCGCGATTCGCGCGGCAGGCATGCGGTTCCTGACCGATACCGACAAGCGCAAGAAGTAA
- the ftsZ gene encoding cell division protein FtsZ — translation MEFEMLETETNGTIIKVVGVGGAGGNAVQHMINRGVQGVDFIVMNTDAQALSRSRASSVIQLGNTGLGAGAKPEMGRAAAEEARERIADALRGAHMVFITAGMGGGTGTGAAPVVAQIAKEMGILTVGVVSKPFEFEGGKRMRVAEAGSQQLEDHVDSLIVVLNDKLFDVMGDDAEMDKCFQCADDVLNNAVAGIAEIINVDGLVNVDFEDVKTVMGEQGKAMMGTATVAGVDRARLAAEQAVASPLLEGVDLSGARGVLVNITSSRSLRLSETREVMNTIKSYAAEDATVIFGAVYDDAMGDALRVTVVATGLGRAAKKQQSAPMTLLRTGTDNQPVSAVSHGYAPAHHVSTADYGALDTPAVWRNSRETAASHVQALQEKGVDTYDIPAFLRKQAD, via the coding sequence ATGGAATTCGAAATGCTGGAAACCGAGACCAACGGCACCATCATCAAGGTGGTCGGCGTTGGCGGCGCTGGCGGCAATGCCGTCCAGCACATGATCAACCGCGGCGTGCAGGGCGTCGATTTCATCGTGATGAACACGGATGCGCAGGCGCTGTCGCGTTCGCGCGCATCGTCGGTGATCCAGCTCGGCAATACGGGCCTCGGCGCCGGTGCGAAGCCGGAAATGGGCCGTGCGGCAGCGGAAGAAGCGCGTGAGCGCATCGCCGACGCACTGCGCGGCGCGCACATGGTGTTCATCACGGCCGGCATGGGCGGCGGGACGGGCACGGGCGCGGCACCGGTGGTCGCGCAGATCGCGAAGGAGATGGGCATCCTGACGGTCGGTGTCGTCAGCAAGCCGTTCGAGTTCGAAGGCGGCAAGCGCATGCGCGTCGCTGAAGCAGGTTCGCAGCAACTGGAGGATCACGTCGACTCGCTGATCGTCGTGCTGAACGACAAGCTGTTCGACGTGATGGGCGACGACGCCGAGATGGACAAGTGCTTCCAGTGCGCGGACGACGTGTTGAACAACGCGGTGGCAGGCATCGCTGAAATCATCAACGTCGACGGCCTCGTGAACGTCGACTTCGAAGACGTGAAGACGGTGATGGGCGAGCAGGGCAAGGCGATGATGGGCACGGCGACGGTCGCCGGCGTCGATCGCGCGCGCCTCGCGGCGGAACAGGCCGTGGCGAGCCCGCTGCTCGAAGGCGTCGACCTGTCGGGCGCGCGCGGCGTGCTGGTCAACATCACGTCGAGCCGTTCGCTGCGCCTGTCGGAAACGCGCGAAGTGATGAACACGATCAAGAGCTACGCGGCGGAAGATGCGACGGTGATCTTCGGTGCGGTGTACGACGACGCGATGGGCGATGCGTTGCGCGTGACGGTCGTGGCAACGGGTCTGGGCCGTGCGGCGAAGAAGCAGCAGTCGGCACCGATGACGCTGCTGCGCACGGGTACGGACAACCAGCCGGTCAGCGCGGTGTCGCACGGCTATGCACCGGCGCATCACGTCAGCACGGCCGACTACGGCGCACTCGATACGCCGGCGGTGTGGCGCAATTCGCGTGAAACCGCGGCATCGCACGTGCAGGCGCTGCAGGAGAAGGGTGTCGACACGTACGACATCCCGGCTTTCCTGCGCAAGCAGGCTGACTGA
- the mraY gene encoding phospho-N-acetylmuramoyl-pentapeptide-transferase — protein sequence MLLALAQWLQGDASFLRLFTYLTFRAVMATITALGIGLVCGPWVIRKLTQMKVGQAVRKDGPQTHLVKSGTPTMGGVLILIGIAVATLLWGDLTNRFIWIVMLVTFGFGVIGWVDDYRKVVHKDPRGMSSREKYFWQSVIGLFAAVYLAFSVSEANNVRVFDLFMAWVRSGLSMGLPARADLMLPFLKSISYPLGVWGFIVLTYFVIVGASNAVNLTDGLDGLVIMPVVLVGASLGVFAYVMGSAVYSKYLLFPHIPGAGELLIFCSAMGGAGLAFLWYNTHPAQVFMGDVGALALGGALGTVAVIVRQEIVLFIMGGIFVAETLSVMLQVSWFKYTKKRYGEGRRLLKMAPLHHHFELSGWKETQVVVRFWIITLMLCLFGLTTLKLR from the coding sequence ATGCTGCTGGCGCTGGCGCAATGGCTGCAAGGAGACGCAAGCTTTTTGCGCTTGTTCACGTACCTCACGTTCCGGGCGGTGATGGCCACCATCACCGCGCTCGGGATCGGGCTCGTGTGCGGACCGTGGGTGATCCGCAAGCTGACGCAAATGAAGGTCGGTCAGGCCGTGCGCAAGGACGGCCCGCAGACGCACCTTGTCAAGTCCGGCACGCCGACGATGGGCGGCGTGCTGATCCTGATCGGCATCGCGGTCGCGACGCTGCTGTGGGGCGACCTGACGAACCGTTTCATCTGGATCGTGATGCTCGTCACGTTCGGTTTCGGCGTGATCGGCTGGGTCGACGATTACCGCAAGGTCGTCCACAAGGACCCGCGCGGGATGTCGTCGCGCGAGAAGTATTTCTGGCAATCGGTGATCGGGCTGTTCGCCGCTGTCTACCTCGCCTTCAGCGTGTCCGAGGCGAACAACGTGCGCGTGTTCGACCTGTTCATGGCGTGGGTGAGGAGCGGCCTGTCGATGGGGCTGCCGGCACGCGCCGACCTGATGCTGCCGTTCCTGAAGTCGATCAGCTATCCGCTCGGCGTGTGGGGTTTCATCGTGCTGACGTACTTCGTGATCGTCGGCGCGAGCAACGCGGTGAACCTGACCGACGGCCTCGACGGCCTCGTGATCATGCCGGTTGTGCTGGTCGGCGCGTCGCTGGGTGTGTTCGCGTACGTGATGGGCAGCGCGGTCTATTCAAAATACCTGTTGTTCCCGCATATCCCGGGCGCGGGCGAACTGCTGATCTTCTGTTCCGCGATGGGCGGGGCCGGGCTCGCGTTCCTCTGGTACAACACGCACCCCGCGCAGGTGTTCATGGGCGACGTCGGCGCGCTGGCGCTCGGCGGCGCGCTCGGCACGGTCGCGGTGATCGTGCGCCAGGAAATCGTGCTGTTCATCATGGGCGGCATCTTCGTCGCGGAAACGCTGTCGGTGATGCTGCAGGTGTCGTGGTTCAAGTACACGAAAAAGCGCTACGGCGAAGGGCGGCGCCTGCTGAAGATGGCGCCGCTGCATCACCATTTCGAATTGTCCGGCTGGAAGGAAACGCAGGTGGTCGTGCGTTTCTGGATCATCACGCTGATGCTGTGCCTGTTCGGTCTGACCACCCTCAAGCTGCGGTAA
- the murC gene encoding UDP-N-acetylmuramate--L-alanine ligase, which yields MKHIVKHIHFVGIGGAGMSGIAEVLVNLGYEVSGSDLSRNAVTDRLQALGARIAIGHDAANIEGANAVVVSTAVRSDNPEVLAARAKRVPIVQRAVMLAELMRLKQGIAIAGTHGKTTTTSLVASVLAAGGLDPTFVIGGRLISAGANARLGTGDFIVAEADESDASFLNLYPVIEVITNIDADHMDTYGHDFARLKQAFIEFTQRLPFYGSAVVCVDDPNVRQIIPFISKPVVRYGLSPDAQVRAEDIDARDGRMHFTVIREGRAPLAVVLNMPGLHNVQNALAAIAIATDLGVTDDAIQLALAEFNGVGRRFQRYGEVPTADGGQYTLIDDYGHHPVEMAATIAAARGAFPGRRLVLAFQPHRYTRTRDCFDDFVNVLSTVDALVLTEVYAAGEAAISTANGDALSRALRGAGKVDPVFVATVDDVPDALAKVAQNGDVVITMGAGSIGGVPAKVAQHTQQKA from the coding sequence ATGAAACACATCGTCAAACACATTCATTTCGTCGGGATCGGCGGCGCGGGCATGAGCGGCATCGCCGAAGTGCTCGTCAACCTCGGCTACGAGGTCAGCGGCTCGGATCTCTCGCGCAACGCGGTGACCGATCGTCTCCAGGCGCTCGGCGCACGGATCGCGATCGGCCACGACGCGGCGAACATCGAGGGCGCGAACGCGGTCGTCGTATCGACGGCCGTGCGCTCGGACAACCCGGAAGTGCTGGCCGCGCGCGCGAAGCGCGTGCCGATCGTGCAGCGCGCGGTGATGCTGGCGGAATTGATGCGCCTGAAGCAGGGCATCGCGATCGCCGGCACGCACGGCAAGACCACCACGACGAGCCTCGTCGCGAGTGTGCTCGCCGCGGGCGGCCTCGACCCGACTTTCGTGATCGGCGGGCGGCTGATCAGCGCCGGCGCGAACGCGCGGCTCGGCACGGGCGATTTCATCGTCGCCGAGGCCGACGAGTCGGACGCGTCGTTCCTGAACCTGTATCCGGTGATCGAAGTCATCACGAACATCGATGCCGACCACATGGACACCTACGGCCACGATTTCGCGCGGCTCAAGCAGGCGTTCATCGAATTCACGCAGCGCCTGCCGTTCTACGGCAGCGCGGTCGTGTGCGTCGACGATCCGAACGTGCGGCAGATCATCCCGTTCATCTCGAAGCCGGTCGTGCGCTACGGCCTGTCGCCGGACGCGCAGGTACGCGCGGAAGACATCGACGCGCGCGACGGCCGGATGCACTTCACGGTGATCCGCGAAGGTCGCGCGCCGCTTGCGGTCGTACTGAACATGCCGGGCCTGCACAACGTGCAGAACGCGCTCGCGGCGATCGCGATCGCGACCGACCTCGGCGTGACGGATGACGCGATCCAGCTGGCGCTGGCCGAATTCAACGGCGTCGGCCGGCGTTTCCAGCGCTACGGCGAGGTGCCGACCGCGGACGGCGGCCAGTACACGCTGATCGACGACTACGGCCATCACCCGGTCGAGATGGCCGCGACGATCGCGGCCGCGCGCGGCGCGTTCCCGGGCCGCCGCCTCGTGCTGGCATTCCAGCCGCACCGCTACACGCGCACGCGCGATTGCTTCGACGATTTCGTCAACGTGCTGTCGACGGTCGATGCGCTGGTGCTGACGGAAGTCTACGCGGCCGGCGAGGCCGCGATCTCGACCGCCAACGGCGACGCGCTGTCGCGCGCGCTGCGCGGGGCAGGAAAGGTTGACCCGGTGTTCGTCGCGACGGTCGACGACGTGCCGGACGCATTGGCGAAGGTCGCGCAGAACGGCGACGTGGTGATCACGATGGGCGCGGGTTCGATCGGCGGCGTGCCGGCGAAGGTCGCGCAGCACACTCAACAGAAGGCATGA